One Lucilia cuprina isolate Lc7/37 chromosome 4, ASM2204524v1, whole genome shotgun sequence DNA segment encodes these proteins:
- the LOC111675500 gene encoding arrestin domain-containing protein 17: protein MANNCVITFDQNEYGTYFTGQLLTGKVVITLNKPKKFKGIKLQINGYAQCQWRERHGRKQPIHKTNLKKRNIFYGHEDYIASTTFLVGSEDGQNFAIDSGTHTYTFSCPIPMNCPSSYEGAFGHIRYMVKVTFIRSGTSNRTHTKGFTVLKLLDLNRESALLKTPACNESLENFCLFNSKAVHLRVDVTQTGYVPGQMILVSTHVNNESSADVRKLLITLNLRATYISDTPCMRTISEKLCLVKKYCGPVARHTAKDFAEIIRVPATPPSCDHLSKVVRLSYEICVKAIMNHFMRDPKTIIPITIGNIPLVTPNSDAEPPSIDDVPTTSACAMQRAEGDDHNLLSEETEVDYELPPPTYEEAMFMTTNIADDDANTVSENAQFTPRYPVYDVDNIVMSSAMAQSPPPNPPQKRRKRRKKNTGQTEMSSIEEKPSRESPVEI from the exons atggCCAATAATTGTGTTATAACTTTCGATCAAAATGAATACGGAACTTATTTTACCGGTCAGCTGTTGACGGGAAAAGTtgtaataactttaaataaaccgaaaaagtttaaAG GTATTAAATTGCAAATTAATGGCTACGCCCAATGTCAGTGGCGTGAAAGGCATGGACGAAAGCAACCCATTCataaaacaaatctaaaaaagagaaatattttctatggcCATGAAGATTATATAGCATCTACCACATTTTTAGTGGGCTCAGAAGATGGACAAAATTTTGCCATTGACTCGGGTACACATACCTATACATTTTCCTGTCCCATACCCATGAATTGTCCCTCCTCATATGAAGGTGCTTTCGGTCACATACGTTATATGGTAAAGGTGACATTTATCAGATCGGGAACTTCAAATCGTACACATACTAAGGGATTTACGGTATTGAAATTATTGGATTTAAATCGAGAATCAGCTCTTTTAAAG ACTCCTGCTTGCAATGAATCGCTGGAGAATTTTTGCCTCTTCAATAGTAAGGCGGTCCACTTAAGAGTAGATGTTACCCAAACCGGTTATGTGCCGGGACAAATGATTTTAGTTAGTACACATGTCAACAATGAATCCAGTGCTGATgttagaaaacttttgattacATTAAATCTTCGCGCCACCTATATATCCGATACACCATGCATGCGTACTATTTCCGAAAAACtttgtttagttaaaaaatactGTGGTCCAGTGGCTCGTCATACTGCTAAAGATTTTGCCGAAATCATAAGAGTACCTGCCACACCGCCTAGCTGTGATCATTTAAGTAAAGTTGTAAGACTTTCATATGAGATATGTGTAAAGGCCATAATGAATCATTTCATGAGAGATCCTAAAACTATAATACCCATAACAATTGGAAATATACCTTTAGTTACGCCGAACTCTGATGCAGAGCCACCCAGTATCGATGATGTACCCACAACATCGGCCTGTGCCATGCAACGTGCCGAAGGTGATGATCATAATTTGTTGAGTGAAGAAACGGAAGTTGATTATGAATTGC ctcCTCCCACTTATGAAGAAGCCATGTTTATGACCACTAACATTGCAGATGATGATGCTAATACTGTGAGTGAAAATGCTCAATTTACTCCACGTTATCCGGTCTATGATGTTGATAATATTGTTATGTCATCTGCTATGGCCCAAAGTCCACCACCTAATCCTCCTCAAAAGCGACGAAAACGTAGAAAGAAAAATACTGGCCAAACTGAAATGTCTAGTATTGAAGAAAAACCTTCTAGAGAATCACCGGTGGAGATTTAA
- the LOC111675506 gene encoding arrestin domain-containing protein 3-like, translating into MPSTCKFILNKPNAVYYSGESISGQAIVNITFVQDVRNVRIFVLGEAKIKWCEHAGRHTTYYKSHETYIDNGTNLRIENVLQPGTYTYTFDIALPPLCPTSCECKYGYIRYVLSLKLKGPFGLDNFVFKKPLTVLQKVDLNLHRDYKLNISVDDSYTPYTSGKIFYNLQIPFSAYAPGQTVKYTFHINNQSKTDVDGYTLEFSQKFLCIAKSTDLLLPKKKEFTDENIILRITFIEPCKRLSSRLWKGQFIIPSVPPSEVNCNFIRVEYLMKIIAHVSGHKDFPISIPIVIGTIPLQESLVRQRPATLAQDRVMALKSNASSTTDLATASSPTASTTSTPTGSSDIVKRPRSPSRTLKPQSGMTPSPSELSIASFDSLLEFYDNDQPSFEEGVRSGSPFIDNDADENHRIDDFRPLYPIYKQTIV; encoded by the exons ATGCCTTCAActtgtaaatttatattaaataaaccaaatgctGTATATTATAGTGGTGAATCTATAAGTGGTCAGGCCATTGTTAATATAACTTTTGTGCAAGATGTaagaa ATGTGCGTATTTTTGTATTGGGTGAGGCCAAAATCAAATGGTGCGAGCATGCTGGTCGTCATACTACATATTATAAATCGCATGAAACTTATATTGACAATGGTACTAATTTGCGTATTGAGAATGTTCTACAGCCGGGCACATACACCTATACATTCGATATTGCATTGCCACCGCTGTGTCCCACTTCCTGTGAATGCAAATATGGTTATATACGCTATGTATTGTCGTTGAAATTGAAAGGTCCCTTTGGTCttgataattttgtatttaaaaaaccaTTAACAGTTTTGCAAAAAgttgatttaaatttacatCGTGATTATAAG TTAAACATTTCCGTCGATGACTCCTACACACCCTATACAAGTGGTAAAATCTTCTACAACCTACAAATTCCATTCAGTGCATATGCACCTGGTCAAACGGTGAAATATACATTCCACATAAATAATCAATCGAAAACTGATGTCGATGGCTATACCTTAgagttttcacaaaaatttttatgcatTGCTAAATCAACGGATTTGCTATTGCCTAAGAAAAAAGAATTCACCGATGAAAATATTATTCTACGCATAACATTCATTGAACCGTGCAAACGTTTGTCCAGTCGCCTGTGGAAGGGACAATTTATTATACCTTCTGTGCCACCAAGTGAagttaattgtaattttatacGTGTTGAATATTTAATGAAGATTATAGCTCATGTTAGTGGTCATAAAGATTTCCCTATAAGTATACCAATAGTTATTGGTACTATACCATTGCAAGAGAGTTTGGTGCGACAAAGACCAGCAACTTTGGCTCAGGATCGTGTTATGGCTTTAAAGTCGAATGCCAGTAGTACAACAGATCTAGCAACAGCTTCATCGCCAACAGCCTCAACAACATCAACACCAACCGGAAGTAGTGATATTGTTAAACGTCCTCGTTCACCTAGTAGAACTTTAAAACCACAAAGTGGTATGACACCGTCCCCTTCGGAATTATCAATAGCTTCCTTTGATAGCTTATTAGAGTTTTATGATAATG ATCAACCTTCATTTGAAGAGGGTGTACGCAGTGGTTCACCATTTATTGATAATGATGCCGATGAAAATCATCGTATTGATGATTTTAGACCCTTATATCCCATTTATAagcaaactatagtttag
- the LOC111675517 gene encoding arrestin domain-containing protein 3-like, translating into MPSTCRFDLNKPSAIYFSGETIAGTITLSTTSDKNVRDVSIIFLGEGKVKWEESHSTTNSDGSSSTSTTYYKSHEVYVNNSTMVHGDGILPAGTYTYTFNIPLPWECPTSCEGKYGHIRYEISLKINRYYRFDNIYKRPVTIIKTIDLNLNPAYKIPMVLETISKLCCWPCSKGKIFCTLQIPYGAYAPGQNIKYALHIMNQSMSDTQGYSIEFTKKMIFTAKSPHRKERTSKNTLVSRTFSEQCLRLTNRIIEGEMYIPATPPTTPRSSIICVEYKLKVTLHLPGCTSNAVMEMPIVIGTIPLRESLPADDSLMNVRMESVMPTAPELAGAELNSVDADLPPSYNDIKPPSFEEATRSNSPFIDTDVDARNRIVGFRPLYPMYNMPYNGK; encoded by the exons atGCCTTCGACTTGCAGATTTGATTTGAACAAACCAAGTGCTATTTATTTTAGTGGTGAAACAATAGCGGGTACTATTACTCTAAGCACTACAAGTGATAAAAATGTAAGAG atgTCAGCATTATATTCCTAGGCGAAGGAAAAGTCAAATGGGAAGAATCTCACTCAACAACAAATAGCGATGGAAGCAGTTCGACTAGTACCACCTACTATAAATCACATGAAGTGTATGTCAATAATAGTACAATGGTACATGGTGATGGTATTCTACCAGCTGGTACatatacttatacatttaatataCCACTGCCCTGGGAATGTCCCACATCATGTGAGGGCAAATATGGACATATACGTTATGAgatatcattaaaaattaaccGATACTATCGTTTCGATAATATCTATAAAAGGCCAGTgactataataaaaactattgatttaaatttaaatccagCTTATAag ATACCAATGGTTTTGGAGACTATTAGTAAATTATGTTGTTGGCCCTGTTCAAaaggtaaaatattttgtactcTACAAATACCATATGGCGCCTATGCTCCgggacaaaatattaaatatgctCTACACATAATGAACCAATCGATGAGTGACACCCAGGGTTATTCTATAGAATTtactaagaaaatgatttttactGCAAAGTCTCCCCATCGTAAGGAGCGTACTTCCAAAAATACTTTAGTTTCCAGAACATTTAGTGAACAGTGTTTGCGCTTAACTAATCGTATTATAGAGGGTGAAATGTACATACCAGCCACACCACCGACTACTCCAAGATCTAGTATCATATGTGTGGAATATAAATTAAAGGTTACATTGCACTTACCCGGCTGCACTTCGAATGCAGTTATGGAAATGCCCATAGTTATAGGTACTATACCATTGCGTGAAAGTTTACCAGCTGATGATTCTCTAATGAACGTTCGTATGGAATCAGTTATGCCTACTGCACCCGAACTGGCTGGTGCTGAGCTAAATAGTGTTGATGCCGATTTGCCACCAAGTTATaatgatataa AACCACCCTCATTTGAGGAGGCTACCCGCAGTAATTCGCCTTTCATTGATACCGATGTGGATGCAAGAAATCGTATAGTGGGCTTCAGGCCACTATATCCCATGTACAATATGCCTTATAATGGAAAATAA